The region CTCTTCACATAGCCTCACCCCTTACTAATGAGGGATGTGGCAAGTGGCACAGCAGAGACAGGGAAGAGAAGACATGCAATATTCCCCAGTCATGTTGGGATCTTTCCCATGAAGTCCTGTGCCCAAAATCTGATGTCTTCACTGGCAGCTGAGCCGTGCAGCAATGTCTCCTCCACCCAATGACTCCCATGCCAAGGGAGGACAAATATTTCACAAGCAAACGTTCAAAGGAAAGAGCTGGAGCCCCTCAAAGCATGGCCTTTACGCATTTCTGGGACTGGAGAAGACCCCTCTGCATCCTGTCCTCTTTGCAGGCTGTGGCCACTCATGTCCGGGAGCTCCTCACCTTCACCTCCACCCTCTAGTCCAAGGGCCAAATCCTGACAGTGCCCTGATGACTGATGCTGGGACTCCAGGATCAACTCCTTGCCAGAGAGTGTCTGTAACTTGCAACACAACTGTCATTTGCACCAATGGCAGGGCACAAACCTGAGTCCTTTTTATCTAAAAGCCACAAGGAACAGGCTTTCAGACACATGCTTGTTCTCCCACTGGGCAGGGACCTATGGGGCTCCCCTGCATTTCTTTTTGAGGCTGAAACACCAAAGTATCCAGGGCAGGCTGATACCACAAAGGATGCTCCAGCGAGACTGGACTTCttcactcctttttttcccccaaacaccTGATTTTCTACTCCTGGACCCCGTCACAACCCCCAGGTTTAGCTCCATTTCTGCTTCCTGCAATACCGAGTGCAGGAGACAGGCTTTGAGAAAGATCCTCACTGGTACCCAACCCTACCCAAAACACAGCTCCATCTCCCGAGGTGACTAACTCATGCCAGACCCACGCTCAGCCCAGACACATGCACAGAAACCCTATGGATGCTGAGCTCTCCTTGGCCGGCTGTAGCCTGGGCAGGGTGCCCCAAACCTTCCCATCCAACATAGCTCAATTCTGCAGAGGCTTATTAAAAATTCAGGGGCTGAAACACACTCCCACCCAGGGCACAGCCTGGAAGGCTGCCAGATTTCAATTCTGTTTGCTCCCTCTTGGAGCGGAGATTGCCCACGACTCTCTGTAAATGCATCTTCCCGTACAAAACCAAACGGGGAAGCTGGGAAAGAGGCATCTCTGCAGCTCCATCCTGGCTGCCAGGCACTCAGGGTGCAGAACTGTGTCACCCTGTATCCCCTCCTGAAGCCTCCAACAGCAACCCCACCTCGAGCAGCACAAATGCTGCCTGAGGAAGGCCCCTAATTCTCCCAGGGAGAGAGGAGGGCTGCTTCAGAAAAACCCTAAAGAAAATCATCACCTCTAACTGCGACCTGAGACAGAGATGGATAGTAGCTTAATTTCATGGTAGATGAGAACATTTCCGTGGGTACGGCGAGAACACCCGCTGGCACAGACCCATCAGTGCAAAAGCCGGTGTTTTCCACCCACTGGCCAGCCGGCTAGCAGCAACCACCACCGTCAACCCAAGACACGTGCCGCTTGCGGGAACTGGCTGTTCCCGGGAAAGCGCCGCACATACTTTTTGAGAACAGCTTTGCTCCAGGCCGTCCTTCTGCCAGCAACAAACCTGAAAGCTCATCTgtccttaaaaaacaaaagggatGACATCGGTAGGATAATCATGTAACAAAGCGGTgccaaaaatgctttaaaaagactAATGGGGCGTGCTGGTATGGACGGCACGGCTCTAGGAAAGGCAATGTTGACACCCAAGGCAAAACACACAGGCAAGTGCTTTGCAGCGGGTGTTAAATGGGCGAGGAGGTGGGATGCAGCTGCCCCAGCAAGCGATGCACAGCCCATAGAGTGAAAATGCCTGGATGTCACTCGAGTAACCGGGCCTGCCTGGTACCCGGGAAAGTGGAAACACAGGGCACGGGTTAGTCCAGTGCCACACGagacaaaagggggaaaaatatatgtgtgtgtgtatatagctCAGTAGCTTGTTTTCTGCTAttaaaaaagtccttttaaatatatttgccaTATTATAAAATTTAAGGCAGGCTGTGCTGTGGCAATCCTCCCACATCACTCGCCCCCACGCCCAGAGCTGGGTGCTTCCACAAGACCAGAGACACTGGCAATAACCAATCCCCACCTCTGGAAATCCTTGGGAACTGAAAGGTATTGGTTTTACTACCTGTCTGCAGACAAACTCATTCCTGACCTATACAGAGAAAATTCTGCCTACCATAGCACAACCACAGTCTCCCACCtgcaccaaacaaaaaaacaaaaaaagattatccccattcaaataaaaaaaaaattacccaaatgACAGTGAAGTCTATTTAATTCCCTTACTCAACCCCAGTCTCAAACGAAATGTGCAATTAGAATTATTATTTGTTACAAAGTCCTAGGTAAGGCATGGTTATCCCAAAGCTGATGGAGGCGCCTGTTAGGAAACCCAGAGGAAATAGGCGACTTCGTCCAGGTCAACAGGATAGTCCGTCAGCAGCACCGGGGTCTTCTCAAACAACTCCCCCTTGTAGCTGCGCCACTTGCCCGCCGGCAGGTAGACGTCGCGCTCCTGCTTGCCCATCTCCAGGACAGGGGCCACCATGAGGGTGTCCCCAATGAGGAACTGGGAGTCAATCCGGTGCGCGGCCTCATCGCGGGGCGAGATCCACCAGATGGGACGGATGATGGGGTCACCCGTGTCGGTGACCTCTCCGGCCAGCTCCAGAAGCAGTGGGGCCACCAGTGACTCGTGGAGTTCCGTGAACTTCTGCGCaatctccaccacctccttgtcGTAGagccagggtgggatggagaacTGCATGGAGGGCATGAAGGCCGACAGCTCCAGCCACCGGATGTACAGCTCCCGGTCGGGGATCTCCACCGCACCATCTGtcttgttggggaaaaaattCCCCCCAATCATGTCAGCGGATATGAAGGGGTACCCCAGCATGCTGATGGTGAGCACTGTGGGGATGAGGGACTTAAGGCCAAGCTCGTAGCCCCAGACAGAGTCGCGGTCAATGATACGGAagaagcaggagatgttctgtgACTGGTAGCCCACCCGCACCTCAGCCAGCTCGTAGAAGGGGATGGCCATCTCTGTGTAGCGCCGTGACCAGATGCTGGGGTCTGAGAGTGGGCGGAAGGTGCTGAACTGCTTGGGCAGGTAGCTGGTCTCGCCCGCATCAAACTTGAAGGACGAGATGCCGTACTTGTGTCGGAGCTGGCGCAGGTGGCTCTGGAACCAGTCCCGGGCTGCTGGGTTGGTGAAGTCCAGGATGGCCCCAATGCCATTCCACCACTCCACCATGGCAGGCAGTCGCCCTGATGGCTCCTTAATGAACAGCTGACGCTCGATCCCCACTCCAAAATTGGAGGAATTGTAGTTTATGAAAGGGTGAGTCCACAGTGTGACCTTGAACCCATCTTCCCTCAGTTTTGCAAACATCTCCGTTACATTGGGAAACTTGATGGGGTCAAAGTCAAAGTCCCCATAGGCTTGCGTGTACATGTCATCAATTTCAATGTGGCTGCAGTTAAAACGGTACTTCTTGATCTTTTCAGCAAATCGCAAGAGTTTGTCCTGGTCAATATCATTCTTGTAGAGGGCCCAGGTGGACCAGATGGGGTATCGGAAGGCATTCTCGGCGGGGATCTTGGAGGGCTTGTTGAAGTACCTGCGCACCATGTACTTGTGGATGGAGGTGACATCAGAGCCCACACAGACCCGGTAGCTGAGCTCGGGGAAGGGCTgctgccccggcgggggcttgtagGGCGAGTCCTTGTAGCGGGCCTGGAAGAAGAGGGCACGCTCGGTGGCGTTGAAGCCCAGGTGGAAGGGCACCGAGTCATTGATCTTGATGGCCGCCGCCTTGGAGGAGAGCCAGTAACGCTCGAGGATGCCGCCAAAGCTGTCGCGGAAGGAGTAGACGTCGCTCGTCACGTAGGGCACGGGCTCCTGGTAGCCGGCCAGGCGGATGGGCCAGTGCTGGGTGCTCATCTCTGAGCCCCCGTACCAGTGGGCGTCCTCCCAGAACATGGTGTGCTCCACTGCTGGGCCGGCCGCCAGCTCCTCCCAGCGCACGCGGTAGCACATCACTGTGTCCTTGGGCTTCACCGTCTGGATGAAGAAGTTGAGCGGCCCCCGGCCCGACCGCGTGCAGCTCAAGATCTCGCCCTCCTTGGAGCACGACTCCAGGTCAAGGCTGCCCGAGCGGAAGGCCAGACGGAAGACCACCTCCCCATGCTGGTTCCTGATGACGAAGCCATCTGCCCGCAGGTCCATCAGCTCCGTCTTGAGCCGCTCCGCCTTCCGCAGGGACACGGTGTAGTAGCACCAGGCCACCACTGCGGCAATGAACAGGATGAGGCCCAGCAAGATGGCACTGAGCATGGGCCTCAGCTCCTTGGAGGGCTTCTGCTTCACCGGCGTGAAGTTCTCAGGCAGGAAGGTGTACATGGTGCTCTGTTTTCTCTAGTGCTCTCTGCAGAGGAGTGGGAAGGAAGATCTCTTCTCAGCAATGCTGGGGCTCTCAGGAGAAGACAACGGACTGTTAGAAGAGTTCCCACCTCCACCAAGTCCCAGGGCACCCATCTCTGAAAAAGAAGAGGATATATAAATAGTCTCAGAAGAACCTCTGAATCAAGGAATTGCTTGTCATCCCTCTGCCGTCTCAGTTTCAGCAGCTCCCCCGGtcccccgccgccgggctgcgACGTGCCAGGTGCTGTACACCGAGTACCAGACACCATCTCCAATTACTCCAGGCAAACACGTGTGGAGAACAGCCTGAGCCCTATGCGGAGAACAACCCCAGGGCAGTAAGGACCAAAATTGttgctgtaattaatttttttttgtggggaaggCTTTCAGTGAGGCAGGAGCAGACACTGGGAaagggtaggaggaggctgagcaggagctggatcAGCCCAGTGATGGCATCTTTATTGGACAGGGCTAATTAAGAGCCATAAAAGACACCACACAATGAATTCCAGGCAGCCGCCCCAAATTTTGATCAAACCGCCTCCCTGGTAGATTTAACTCAGCTCATCCCCAGCGCCGTTCCCTGCCCATCCCCTCTGTGTCCTagctgctccagcccagggaTGCTTTGCAGGGAAGGTGGAGAAATCCCTGCTTCTCCACAGCCCCCAGGTGGCCAAAGGGGGCTGAGGTACTGGCAGCttgtggctggttttggggggcaCGTAGGAGACACGGTGTGCAGCAAAGTATGGCTCCTGGGTGGGAGGACACCTTCCAAGCATGCAGGTCTCCCACTCCAAGCAGGAGAAAGGCTAATTTTGTCGTGAGTGAGTGGTGCAGGACCTCCAATGGGCTCTTCCTCCATCTTGCACAGCCCCAGGCGGTGTTTGGGCTccagcccacccccccctgcatgGCCCCAGGGATGCGGGCTGTGCCAACAGCCCAATGGCTTTTCCTTGGCCGCGGGCTGGCTGGGCTCAGCCAAGCACAGCGCTGGGGGTccagaggggaaaagcaaagTGAGGACACAGGAGAGCGAGGAGCAAACACAGccgcaggaggaggagcagggaaggaagaggagctgcAAACCAGCTGGTCAGTACCTGCCAAACACCGGCACGGTGCCTCCTTCCCAAGCCCTGGAGATGTTAAACTGCTAGCTCTGGGcaaaccagagggaaaaaaaacccctcttttggGGCACAAATGAAGCTGGTCGCAGCAACTCTCTCTAAAAgcattggtttcctttttttttaaaaaaaaaaaaggaagaaaaagatccaaAATGAAATACTGAACCCTCTCCCTGCCACAGGCACAACAAACTGCAGCAGATTTTCCTCTGTACCTCGAACAGATTTTCTCCTCCTCGAACAGACCTTTCTCCCCAAAAACGCGCAAGTGAAGCAGAAAGGGGTCCTGAGCACCACCTAAACCCTGCTGCTCCACTACGGGCATGCCCAGCTGTAAACCTAGAGCGGCATCTGTGCACAGGCTCAACAAAATGCACAGCATTTTATATTCATCTTGGAGCACGTACTGTGCCAGACCTTGCAGCTGGTGGAACTTTTTCCTTGCCGGCTGGGTCATGTTAACCTTCCACTGGGAGCCTGTAACTTTCGAGGCTGCCAGTTGCTTTAAATGGGATTACGGCGGCATTAGGAAGCGATTAGCCTGAACGGGTGATAGGTTTAGCTAAACGACTTTGTCCCCTGGCCAAGCCCCATGGAGCCCTTGCTCGCTGAGCTCCGGTGGGGAGCTCCAGCATGGGATGGGGGTAGCTCCAACCAACCTGATCCTCCAATCCTGCGCCCCAGGAGGGGAACGTGGCCCTCACCCCAGCAGCATGTCTGATGCGAGGCTGGCTGAGCCCAGCAAAAATCAGGCaataaaagcagagaggagacagTGGTGGGAAGATGCCaacaccaggctggatggggctttgagcaacctggtctagtgggaggtgtccctgaccatggcaggggggttggaacaagatgatctttaaggtcccttccaaccagaaccattccatgactctatgacTCTATGCTGTGCTTGGGATAAACCTTCATGCCCTCTATCAGCCCTGCCTTAGCTTCAGGGTgaaccagcagcagcacaggattgTACCGGGAAAAGGTTTGCAGGAGGGTTTTTGGCCCCAAACCAGCCCACAGCCAAGCAAAGTTGCAAGTGGCAGGATACTTCTGGAAATACAGACGGGTTTGCTGAGTCCCAAACAAGCCCCCTCCCTCTCGGCACTGGGAATTTTTGGGATGCCAGAGAGGGAGATGTAAATACCTACTGCTACCAGAGGCACGCCTGTGTGCCTTATCTGGGGACTGCAAAACTCAAGGGGAGAGGAAATAAAATGCAGTCTCCCACTGAGTAGGGCTcatttattttcccaaattatttgggaaaagaattttaaaaagttttcacgttttctgaaaaaaaaaaaaaaaaagaggaaattaatgGTGTTTTCTTTCTCAGCTGTCATTTAGGGTTTTAAGCCCAAGAAATGGCCGATACTGATGCTGCAGGAACAGCCACCTCCTCGCTCCATGTAAAATTGACAGCAGCTCCCCGGGCTTTAGGGAGTTTCTGGATTTTCATCTCCCTTTCAGGAGGCCGGTTTATTATTTATGAACTACTTCGAAGCTGCTCTATTTTTaggctgtttctttcttttccctctacGGGCTGGAGCTCATGACGTACGTGGAGGAGccatcactgctgctgccagcagagaaATAATGTGTTTTTTAAGAAAGGTTTTGCAGCCTCTAGTGGCCCTTGGACACTGATCTGCCTCAGAGGGATGTGCAAGCTGGGTGTCCAAGCCAGTGGATTTAATCCTGCTCTGGCCACTCTGTCTGGGCCATGATTAAACCCCTGTGGTTGTCCCGGGCTGATGGACATCACCCACTCAGATGTGGCTCCAACAAAGATGCTGAGAAGGGTATTTGAAGGCGTTGCCCAGCGCACCAACGGGCCAGGAAGGTCTCTAAAAACAGGACCTTACCATGTGCCTGTTCGgcccctctattttttttttccttgttaacaAATTGTACGTTCTCCAGTGGGTGATCTGGCTCCGTCCCAGACGAGAGGTAAGTCTCCCAACCTCCCAGGAGACGCCTGCCACCTCACACTAGGGAGCTGCAGCCCGCAGAGGTGCCTGCTCATGCAAAGcctgtttcaacattttttttggaAGGCAAACTTGTTATTTGGCTCCAGGATGACATTGTAGTGACCTTTaactcctcagaaaaaaaaaaaaaaaaaaaaaaaaaaaaaaaaaaaaaagaagtaaacggGAAGGGAGGGTAGGGTGTCACAGCCAAACAGCGTGTTTGCAGCTTGCTGTGCTGGAGCTTCCCAGCTGACCCAACAaagctttccccccctcctcgccctgttCTTTGGAAGCAGTGAGTCGCCTTGCCTCAACTCGA is a window of Numenius arquata chromosome Z, bNumArq3.hap1.1, whole genome shotgun sequence DNA encoding:
- the MYORG gene encoding myogenesis-regulating glycosidase, with the translated sequence MYTFLPENFTPVKQKPSKELRPMLSAILLGLILFIAAVVAWCYYTVSLRKAERLKTELMDLRADGFVIRNQHGEVVFRLAFRSGSLDLESCSKEGEILSCTRSGRGPLNFFIQTVKPKDTVMCYRVRWEELAAGPAVEHTMFWEDAHWYGGSEMSTQHWPIRLAGYQEPVPYVTSDVYSFRDSFGGILERYWLSSKAAAIKINDSVPFHLGFNATERALFFQARYKDSPYKPPPGQQPFPELSYRVCVGSDVTSIHKYMVRRYFNKPSKIPAENAFRYPIWSTWALYKNDIDQDKLLRFAEKIKKYRFNCSHIEIDDMYTQAYGDFDFDPIKFPNVTEMFAKLREDGFKVTLWTHPFINYNSSNFGVGIERQLFIKEPSGRLPAMVEWWNGIGAILDFTNPAARDWFQSHLRQLRHKYGISSFKFDAGETSYLPKQFSTFRPLSDPSIWSRRYTEMAIPFYELAEVRVGYQSQNISCFFRIIDRDSVWGYELGLKSLIPTVLTISMLGYPFISADMIGGNFFPNKTDGAVEIPDRELYIRWLELSAFMPSMQFSIPPWLYDKEVVEIAQKFTELHESLVAPLLLELAGEVTDTGDPIIRPIWWISPRDEAAHRIDSQFLIGDTLMVAPVLEMGKQERDVYLPAGKWRSYKGELFEKTPVLLTDYPVDLDEVAYFLWVS